From Pseudomonas sp. StFLB209, a single genomic window includes:
- the cbpA gene encoding curved DNA-binding protein produces MDFKDYYKILGVEPSADDKAIKAAYRKLARKYHPDVSKEAGAEDKFKEASEAYEVLGSPDKRAEYDEIRKYGRQGRPFQAPPGWQSRSGGAAGGFGGDTTDFSEFFSSIFGNRGQPGGGRSRTQGRKGQDVDMELAIFLEESLSGESKKVSYRVPQHSPNGQRMADITKTLNVKIPAGVADGERIRLKGQGAPGIAGGENGDLYLTIRLAPHPLFEVEGHDLVIQVPLAPWELALGTKVAVPTLTGRINLTIRPDSQNGQRLRVKGNGLQDKQGQRGDLFAQLKVVMPSQNDEASRALWQKLADKSGFDPRSGWGR; encoded by the coding sequence ATGGATTTCAAAGACTATTACAAGATACTTGGGGTCGAGCCGAGTGCCGATGACAAGGCCATCAAGGCCGCGTATCGCAAGCTGGCGCGCAAGTATCACCCTGACGTCAGCAAGGAAGCCGGGGCCGAAGACAAGTTCAAGGAGGCCAGTGAGGCCTACGAAGTGCTTGGCAGCCCGGACAAGCGTGCCGAGTACGATGAAATTCGCAAGTACGGGCGCCAGGGCAGGCCTTTCCAGGCGCCGCCTGGCTGGCAGAGCCGCAGTGGTGGTGCCGCGGGCGGTTTTGGCGGCGATACCACGGACTTTTCCGAGTTTTTCAGTTCGATCTTCGGTAACCGTGGCCAGCCGGGGGGCGGTCGTTCACGTACGCAGGGGCGCAAGGGCCAGGACGTTGATATGGAACTGGCGATCTTTCTGGAAGAGAGCCTGTCGGGCGAATCCAAGAAAGTCAGCTACCGGGTGCCGCAGCACAGCCCCAACGGTCAGCGCATGGCCGATATCACCAAGACCCTGAATGTGAAAATCCCCGCCGGGGTGGCCGATGGCGAGCGTATCCGACTCAAGGGCCAGGGTGCGCCGGGCATCGCCGGTGGCGAAAATGGCGACCTGTACCTGACCATTCGCCTGGCACCACATCCGCTGTTTGAGGTCGAGGGTCACGATCTGGTGATCCAGGTGCCGCTGGCGCCCTGGGAGCTGGCGTTGGGGACCAAGGTGGCGGTGCCGACCCTGACCGGCCGGATCAACCTGACCATCCGCCCCGACAGCCAGAACGGCCAGCGCCTGCGGGTCAAGGGGAATGGCCTGCAGGACAAGCAGGGCCAGCGCGGCGACCTGTTTGCGCAGTTGAAGGTGGTCATGCCCAGCCAGAACGATGAAGCCAGCCGCGCTTTGTGGCAGAAACTGGCCGACAAGTCGGGCTTTGATCCGCGCAGCGGCTGGGGACGCTAA
- a CDS encoding GNAT family N-acetyltransferase, protein MMPLIRDATPADLPGILAIYNDAVLNTTAIWNEQPVDLANRQSWFAARQAQAYPILVAVDEHEQVLGYSSFGDWRPFEGFRHTVEHSVYIRHDQRGRGLGPQLMNALIERARACDKHIMVAAIESGNVASITLHERLGFSVTGQMPQVGTKGGRWLDLTFMQLDLSPGLPAPASQAPPR, encoded by the coding sequence ATGATGCCCCTGATTCGCGATGCAACCCCTGCCGACCTGCCCGGCATTCTTGCCATTTATAACGACGCGGTACTGAACACCACCGCCATCTGGAACGAACAGCCCGTGGACCTGGCCAACCGTCAGAGCTGGTTCGCTGCACGTCAGGCGCAGGCCTATCCGATTCTGGTTGCGGTTGACGAACATGAGCAGGTGCTGGGGTATTCATCGTTTGGCGACTGGCGTCCGTTCGAGGGCTTCCGGCATACCGTCGAACACTCGGTGTACATTCGCCACGATCAGCGCGGCCGAGGTCTGGGACCGCAACTGATGAACGCCCTGATCGAGCGTGCCCGCGCCTGTGACAAACACATCATGGTGGCCGCCATCGAAAGCGGTAATGTCGCCTCCATCACCCTGCACGAGCGCCTGGGTTTTAGCGTGACCGGGCAAATGCCTCAGGTAGGCACTAAAGGCGGACGCTGGCTGGACCTGACCTTCATGCAGCTGGACCTGTCGCCGGGGCTGCCGGCGCCAGCCTCGCAAGCCCCGCCACGTTAA
- a CDS encoding PepSY-associated TM helix domain-containing protein encodes MKTSNPNFYNLAWRWHFYAGLFVAPFMILLAITGIIYLYKPQLDNLMYHDMLHVEAGQQRISADLQQHHVLMGWPGASISKYFPPVDAQSSAQFVLTYEGRGQNVFINPYTGNILGVQDAQNNLQSIARALHGELMIGTLGDRLIELAAGWGIVLVVSGLYLWWPRGKNPAGVLWPRLSRRGRVLWRDLHAVTGFWGSLLLLFMLLSGMTWTGFWGKQYAELWNSFPAAMWTDVPQSTRLAGELNTANAQTVPWALENTPLPVSTEKPSGEHAEHMHHHGPSSGPAAPQVSLQDVVDIATEHGVEPGYSITAPRTAEGVFTIAVFADDPRNDATLHIDQYSGKVLANVGWEHYSLVSKATETSVMLHEGKFFGWPNQLLMLLVCLMILLGSVSGLVIWWKRRPEGGLGVPPLKHELPRWKTATGVMLALGVIFPLVGISMLVMWVIDSLVVRRQALQRA; translated from the coding sequence ATGAAAACCAGTAATCCCAACTTCTACAACCTGGCCTGGCGCTGGCACTTCTATGCCGGGCTGTTCGTTGCGCCGTTCATGATCCTGCTGGCCATCACCGGGATCATTTACCTGTACAAGCCGCAACTGGACAACCTGATGTACCACGACATGCTGCATGTCGAAGCCGGCCAGCAACGCATCAGTGCCGACCTGCAGCAGCATCATGTGCTGATGGGCTGGCCCGGCGCTTCGATCAGCAAGTATTTCCCGCCAGTGGATGCCCAAAGCAGTGCGCAGTTCGTGCTGACCTACGAAGGCCGTGGGCAGAACGTGTTCATCAATCCGTACACCGGTAATATCCTCGGCGTACAGGATGCGCAGAACAACCTGCAATCAATTGCCCGCGCGCTACACGGCGAACTGATGATCGGCACCCTGGGTGACCGGCTGATCGAGCTGGCCGCAGGCTGGGGCATCGTTCTGGTGGTCTCGGGGCTATACCTGTGGTGGCCCAGAGGCAAAAACCCGGCCGGCGTGCTCTGGCCACGGCTGTCGCGCCGCGGCCGGGTGCTGTGGCGCGATCTGCATGCGGTAACCGGTTTCTGGGGTTCGCTGTTGTTGTTGTTCATGCTGCTCAGCGGCATGACCTGGACCGGATTTTGGGGCAAGCAATACGCTGAGCTGTGGAACAGCTTCCCGGCCGCGATGTGGACCGATGTACCGCAATCCACCCGGCTGGCGGGCGAGCTGAACACCGCCAACGCGCAGACCGTACCCTGGGCGCTGGAAAACACGCCGTTGCCTGTCTCGACTGAAAAGCCCAGCGGCGAACATGCCGAGCACATGCACCATCACGGCCCGTCCAGCGGTCCGGCAGCGCCGCAGGTCAGCCTGCAGGACGTTGTAGACATCGCCACCGAGCACGGCGTCGAACCCGGCTACAGCATCACCGCCCCCCGTACCGCTGAAGGCGTGTTCACCATTGCCGTGTTTGCCGACGACCCGCGCAACGACGCCACGCTGCACATCGACCAGTACAGCGGCAAGGTGCTGGCCAATGTCGGCTGGGAGCATTACAGCCTGGTCTCCAAGGCCACGGAAACCAGCGTGATGCTGCATGAAGGCAAGTTCTTCGGCTGGCCCAACCAACTGCTGATGTTGCTGGTGTGCCTGATGATCCTGCTCGGCTCGGTCAGCGGCCTGGTGATCTGGTGGAAGCGCAGGCCAGAAGGCGGGTTGGGCGTACCGCCGCTCAAGCATGAACTGCCGCGCTGGAAAACCGCCACCGGGGTCATGCTGGCCCTCGGCGTGATATTCCCGCTGGTAGGCATCTCGATGCTGGTGATGTGGGTGATAGACAGTCTGGTGGTGAGGCGTCAGGCGCTGCAACGCGCCTGA
- a CDS encoding DUF2946 domain-containing protein, producing the protein MSALRTCRANRALPRQPRGSWLALFAMLMIFIGPLISQSMPMEHHAGMPMPAAQHSGMLSMDHASHGDRHAAHAASQDAAAMDHALWAKCGYCTLLFGCPALPQMLSLVLATPPKPADYYAALTRDGHARRTVFLHALSRAPPLLMLS; encoded by the coding sequence GTGAGCGCCTTGCGCACCTGTCGCGCCAACCGGGCACTGCCTCGCCAGCCACGAGGTTCGTGGCTTGCCCTGTTTGCCATGTTGATGATCTTTATCGGCCCACTGATTTCTCAGTCGATGCCGATGGAGCATCACGCCGGTATGCCCATGCCTGCGGCGCAACACAGCGGCATGTTGTCGATGGACCACGCCAGCCACGGCGACCGGCATGCCGCCCATGCGGCCTCGCAGGACGCTGCCGCCATGGACCATGCGCTGTGGGCCAAGTGCGGTTATTGCACCCTGCTGTTCGGCTGCCCGGCCCTGCCGCAGATGCTCAGCCTGGTACTTGCCACACCGCCCAAACCCGCCGACTACTACGCTGCCCTGACCCGCGACGGCCACGCCCGCCGCACGGTATTTCTGCATGCCCTGAGCCGGGCGCCGCCGTTATTGATGCTGTCTTGA
- a CDS encoding copper chaperone PCu(A)C, with amino-acid sequence MLKKTLLLAALLLPAVFAHAHEYKAGSLLVDHPWSMQLPPNAPSVAAYFTIDNQGASADRLLSVDTPIAGQAQLHQHVQVDGLMKMRQVPSVEVPAGGQVSFSPMGYHVMLLDIKDRSQLVEGQRFALTLHFEKAGALPVQVVVQKQAPEHSH; translated from the coding sequence ATGCTCAAGAAAACCCTGCTGCTGGCCGCGTTGTTGTTGCCTGCCGTGTTTGCCCATGCCCATGAATACAAGGCCGGCAGCCTGTTGGTCGACCACCCGTGGTCAATGCAACTGCCACCCAACGCGCCCAGCGTTGCGGCCTATTTCACCATTGATAACCAAGGCGCCAGCGCCGACCGCCTGCTGTCAGTCGACACCCCGATTGCCGGCCAGGCGCAGTTGCATCAGCATGTGCAGGTCGATGGCCTGATGAAGATGCGCCAGGTGCCCAGCGTCGAGGTGCCCGCCGGCGGCCAGGTGAGCTTTTCGCCCATGGGCTATCACGTGATGCTGCTGGACATCAAAGACCGCTCGCAATTGGTCGAGGGCCAACGCTTTGCGCTGACCCTGCACTTCGAGAAAGCCGGAGCATTACCGGTGCAGGTCGTGGTACAAAAGCAGGCCCCTGAACACAGCCATTGA
- a CDS encoding DUF2946 domain-containing protein, with protein sequence MSQPRTTSAWIACFAVLFSLLAMPLAPSAQRGVDAGLLWGGFCGANVQLAAQAPSGEGQAQQDPHAGMQHCLCYSASLLVMLAGGLPTGLFSGLPALRLPVYRVAAPISPRLQWPTANPRASPEV encoded by the coding sequence ATGTCCCAGCCCCGGACAACATCAGCCTGGATCGCCTGCTTTGCAGTGCTGTTCAGCCTGCTGGCCATGCCGCTTGCGCCGAGTGCGCAGCGCGGGGTCGATGCCGGGTTGCTGTGGGGCGGCTTCTGTGGGGCCAATGTGCAACTGGCGGCGCAGGCGCCCAGCGGCGAGGGTCAGGCGCAGCAAGACCCGCATGCCGGTATGCAGCATTGCCTGTGCTACAGCGCTTCGCTGCTGGTGATGCTGGCGGGCGGGCTGCCAACGGGGTTGTTCAGCGGGCTGCCAGCACTGCGCCTGCCGGTCTATCGGGTGGCAGCACCCATTTCGCCACGCCTGCAATGGCCGACGGCCAACCCGCGCGCCTCTCCTGAAGTTTGA
- a CDS encoding cobalt-precorrin-6A reductase produces the protein MKRILLLGGVAEALAIARTLGPAHIYSLAGVGRVPNDLTCQLRVGGYGGAEGLAQFIRDQGISLLLDATHPYAAQMSRNAAAAAQLTGIPCWALRRPAWQAGPGDDWREVADWHELIRALAPFKRPLFTLGREPLQHLHEIPEQQFWTLRALDSVPGNDRCEIIAARGPFQLEEERQLFERRGIDVLISKNSGSQSTEPKLQVARERRIPVLVLKRPELPAVDRELGSVAQVIKALTI, from the coding sequence ATGAAACGCATCCTGCTGCTCGGCGGCGTCGCCGAGGCCCTGGCCATCGCCCGCACTCTGGGGCCGGCGCATATCTACAGCCTGGCCGGTGTCGGCCGGGTGCCCAATGACCTGACCTGCCAGCTACGGGTCGGCGGCTATGGCGGTGCCGAAGGGCTGGCCCAGTTCATTCGCGACCAGGGCATCAGCCTGCTGCTCGATGCCACCCACCCCTACGCCGCCCAGATGAGCCGCAACGCCGCAGCCGCCGCCCAGCTGACCGGCATCCCTTGCTGGGCCTTGCGCCGCCCGGCCTGGCAAGCCGGGCCGGGCGACGACTGGCGTGAAGTCGCCGACTGGCACGAACTGATACGCGCCCTGGCGCCCTTCAAGCGACCGCTGTTCACTCTGGGCCGCGAGCCGTTACAGCATCTGCACGAAATCCCCGAGCAGCAGTTCTGGACCCTGCGCGCACTGGACAGCGTGCCTGGCAATGATCGCTGCGAAATCATCGCCGCTCGCGGCCCGTTTCAGTTGGAAGAGGAACGCCAGCTATTCGAACGACGCGGCATCGATGTGCTGATCAGCAAAAACAGCGGCAGCCAGTCCACCGAGCCCAAACTGCAGGTGGCTCGCGAGCGCCGGATACCGGTGCTGGTACTCAAACGGCCTGAGTTGCCGGCGGTGGATCGGGAGTTGGGGAGTGTCGCCCAGGTAATTAAAGCACTCACAATCTGA
- a CDS encoding cobalt-precorrin-5B (C(1))-methyltransferase: MREETAEQPAPLRSGLTTGSCATATSLAAARLLLGGQACDAVEITLPKGKQVQLRLEFCRLLEDGAQAGTIKDAGDDPDVTHGALLFAHVKLLSEPGVRFIAGPGVGTVTRPGLVLAVGEPAINPVPRRMMTEHLQRLADEQGYNGGFEVTIAVQGGEQLALKTMNPRLGILGGLSILGTSGIVRPFSCAAYIASIQQGIDVATTNGYQHIAACTGNASEDTMRRVYGIPDIALIEMGDFVGAVLKHLRKVPVDKLSLCGGFGKISKLAAGHMDLHSRHSSIDLPQLARWAADVGADTDLQQRIIAANTSQQALAMCSAAAVPLGDTVCRHALTFARSVVPASVEVEVFAIDRQGGIAGHAQ; encoded by the coding sequence ATGCGCGAAGAAACCGCTGAACAACCCGCGCCCCTGCGCAGCGGCCTGACCACTGGCAGCTGCGCCACGGCCACCAGCCTGGCGGCGGCGCGCCTGCTGCTGGGCGGGCAAGCCTGTGATGCGGTTGAGATCACCTTGCCAAAAGGCAAACAGGTGCAGCTGCGCCTGGAGTTCTGCCGCCTGCTGGAAGACGGTGCCCAGGCCGGTACGATCAAGGATGCCGGTGACGACCCGGACGTGACTCACGGCGCCTTGCTGTTCGCACACGTGAAGTTGCTCAGCGAGCCAGGCGTGCGCTTTATCGCAGGCCCAGGCGTGGGCACCGTGACCCGACCGGGGCTGGTGCTGGCGGTGGGTGAGCCGGCCATCAATCCGGTGCCGCGGCGGATGATGACCGAGCACTTGCAGCGGCTGGCTGACGAGCAGGGCTACAACGGCGGCTTCGAAGTCACTATTGCGGTCCAGGGCGGTGAACAGCTGGCCCTGAAAACCATGAACCCGCGCCTGGGCATTCTCGGCGGGCTGTCGATTCTCGGCACCAGCGGCATCGTCCGGCCGTTCTCCTGCGCGGCCTATATCGCCTCGATCCAGCAGGGCATCGATGTCGCCACCACCAACGGCTATCAGCACATCGCCGCCTGCACCGGCAACGCCAGCGAAGACACCATGCGCCGGGTCTACGGCATCCCGGACATCGCCCTGATCGAAATGGGCGATTTTGTCGGCGCCGTGCTCAAGCACCTGCGCAAAGTGCCTGTGGATAAATTGAGCCTGTGCGGCGGCTTCGGCAAGATCAGCAAACTGGCCGCCGGGCACATGGACCTGCACAGTCGCCATTCGAGCATCGACCTGCCACAACTGGCGCGCTGGGCGGCCGATGTGGGCGCCGACACCGATCTGCAACAGCGCATCATCGCAGCCAACACCAGCCAGCAGGCCCTGGCCATGTGCAGCGCCGCCGCCGTACCGCTGGGCGATACCGTATGCCGCCATGCCCTGACCTTCGCCCGTAGTGTGGTGCCGGCCAGCGTCGAGGTGGAAGTCTTCGCCATTGATCGGCAAGGCGGCATCGCCGGCCACGCACAATAA
- a CDS encoding bifunctional cobalt-precorrin-7 (C(5))-methyltransferase/cobalt-precorrin-6B (C(15))-methyltransferase, with product MSPWLTVVGIGEDGYKGLGRNARHALLNATEVFGSTRQLALLPPCIGAARQPWPSPFSLNAVLERRGQPVCVLASGDPMLYGVGVSLSRVVDKSAMTVLPAPSSYSLAAARMGWALQDVVTLSVVARPLTALNAHLHHGLRLLVLSNDGSSPAALAALLRERGFGPSQISVLEHLGGPAERRVDGIANEWQNPDIAALNLVAIDCRIAADTLRLSPLAGLPDQAYLHDGQLTKRDVRAVTLAHLAPVPGQLLWDVGAGCGSIGIEWMRAHPTCRAIAIEADEGRQQLIETNRDNLGVPGLQLVRGTAPDALAGLERPDAIFIGGGVTRPGVLETCWEHLRPGGRLVANAVTLQSEMALLNWRERHGGELTRLHVAQAKPLGEFDTWRQALPITLLDLVKP from the coding sequence ATGTCACCCTGGCTGACCGTCGTGGGAATCGGTGAAGACGGCTACAAGGGCCTGGGCCGCAATGCCCGGCATGCGCTGCTCAATGCCACCGAGGTGTTCGGCAGTACCCGGCAACTGGCGTTGCTGCCGCCGTGCATCGGTGCCGCCCGGCAGCCCTGGCCCAGCCCCTTCTCGCTCAACGCGGTGCTGGAGCGCCGTGGCCAGCCGGTGTGCGTGTTGGCCAGCGGCGACCCGATGCTGTATGGCGTGGGGGTCAGCCTGTCGCGGGTTGTGGATAAAAGCGCAATGACCGTGCTGCCGGCGCCGTCTTCCTACTCACTGGCCGCCGCACGGATGGGCTGGGCGCTGCAGGATGTTGTCACCCTGTCGGTGGTCGCCCGGCCGCTGACGGCGCTCAATGCGCACCTGCATCATGGCCTGCGCCTGCTGGTGTTGAGCAACGACGGCAGCAGCCCTGCCGCGCTGGCTGCACTGCTGCGCGAACGCGGCTTCGGCCCCAGCCAGATCAGCGTGCTGGAGCATCTGGGCGGCCCGGCCGAGCGTCGAGTCGATGGCATCGCCAACGAATGGCAAAACCCGGACATTGCCGCCCTTAATCTGGTCGCCATCGATTGCCGCATCGCCGCCGACACCTTGCGCCTCAGCCCGCTGGCCGGGCTGCCGGATCAGGCTTACCTGCATGACGGCCAACTCACCAAACGCGATGTACGCGCGGTGACCCTCGCCCACCTGGCACCGGTACCCGGCCAGTTGCTTTGGGATGTCGGCGCCGGCTGCGGCTCGATCGGCATAGAGTGGATGCGCGCCCACCCGACCTGCCGCGCCATCGCCATCGAGGCCGATGAGGGGCGCCAGCAGTTGATCGAGACCAACCGCGACAATCTCGGTGTACCCGGCCTGCAACTGGTGCGCGGTACAGCCCCCGACGCACTGGCCGGCCTGGAGCGCCCGGACGCGATTTTCATTGGCGGCGGCGTGACCCGCCCCGGCGTGCTGGAGACTTGCTGGGAGCACCTGCGCCCCGGCGGGCGGCTGGTGGCCAATGCCGTGACCTTGCAAAGCGAGATGGCGCTGCTGAACTGGCGCGAACGCCATGGCGGTGAACTGACCCGCCTGCACGTCGCCCAGGCCAAGCCACTGGGTGAGTTCGACACCTGGCGCCAGGCGCTGCCGATCACCCTGCTGGACCTGGTCAAACCCTGA
- the cobG gene encoding precorrin-3B synthase — protein MNEPQSARPCFVTPRPSACPGLLRIVAARDGGICRIKLAGGVLSAAQAQAVASAAQTYAQGVIEVTNRANLQIRGIGAEHQALIGELLGAGLGPANPASDDVRNLMLSPSAGLDPQMLCDTRPLAAQILASLENMPHLHALSPKFAVSLDGGEGLAMLEHPHDLWLSALRLDGQVWLGFGLAGCPAHDAPLAAVALEHGHALVIAVLELFLDLARPEQARMRHLLQDVPAAELLGQLQARLPVQWRQVSGWQRPTREAYRHLGIYPQLQDGVVAVGAAPALGRLDSCLLGAVAQLAARLGDGSLHLTPWQSLLLPNVPASNAVPVLEALQGLGLTVSAEQPLARLMACIGSQGCAKGLADTKGDALALAAQLPADTALHLTGCQRSCAAAHVAPLTLLAVAPGHYDLYQRNAQHPGFGVLRARNLTIEAVGALLAADTRSTLHD, from the coding sequence TTGAACGAGCCGCAGTCCGCTCGCCCTTGCTTCGTTACGCCTCGTCCCTCGGCTTGTCCGGGGTTGTTGCGTATCGTCGCCGCGCGCGATGGTGGGATCTGCCGGATAAAGCTGGCCGGCGGGGTGCTCAGTGCCGCCCAGGCGCAGGCCGTGGCCTCAGCGGCGCAGACTTATGCACAGGGCGTGATCGAGGTCACCAACCGCGCCAACCTGCAGATTCGCGGCATTGGCGCTGAGCATCAGGCGCTGATCGGCGAACTGCTGGGCGCCGGTCTCGGACCGGCCAACCCGGCCAGTGACGATGTGCGCAACCTGATGCTCAGCCCCAGTGCCGGGCTCGACCCGCAGATGCTCTGCGACACCCGGCCACTGGCAGCGCAGATTCTCGCCTCGCTGGAAAATATGCCACACCTGCACGCCCTGTCGCCCAAGTTCGCCGTTTCGCTGGACGGCGGCGAAGGACTGGCCATGCTGGAGCATCCCCATGACCTGTGGCTGTCGGCGCTGCGCCTCGACGGCCAGGTCTGGCTCGGTTTTGGGCTGGCGGGTTGCCCGGCGCACGATGCGCCGCTGGCGGCTGTGGCGCTGGAGCACGGTCATGCTCTGGTGATCGCGGTACTGGAGCTGTTTCTTGACCTGGCCCGGCCGGAGCAGGCGCGCATGCGTCACCTTCTGCAGGATGTTCCAGCGGCTGAGTTACTGGGCCAGCTACAGGCGCGCTTGCCGGTGCAATGGCGCCAGGTCAGCGGCTGGCAGCGTCCGACTCGCGAGGCGTACCGGCATCTGGGGATTTATCCACAGTTGCAGGATGGCGTGGTCGCGGTCGGCGCCGCCCCTGCGCTTGGACGGCTTGATTCATGCTTGCTCGGCGCCGTGGCGCAGCTGGCTGCACGGCTGGGCGATGGCAGCCTGCACCTGACCCCCTGGCAGAGTCTGTTGCTGCCCAATGTGCCTGCCAGCAATGCCGTGCCGGTGCTCGAGGCCTTGCAGGGGCTCGGCTTGACCGTTAGCGCCGAGCAGCCGTTGGCGCGGCTGATGGCGTGCATCGGCTCGCAGGGCTGCGCCAAAGGCCTGGCCGATACCAAGGGCGACGCGCTGGCCCTGGCTGCGCAGTTGCCTGCCGATACCGCCTTGCACCTGACCGGCTGCCAGCGCTCCTGCGCCGCCGCCCATGTGGCGCCGCTGACGCTGTTGGCGGTGGCGCCGGGGCACTACGATCTTTATCAGCGCAATGCGCAGCACCCGGGGTTCGGTGTGCTGCGGGCGCGCAATCTCACTATTGAAGCCGTCGGCGCACTGTTGGCCGCCGACACACGGAGCACCCTGCATGATTGA
- a CDS encoding precorrin-8X methylmutase, giving the protein MIDYIRDGQEIYRNSFAIIRAEARLETIPADLEKLAVRVIHACGMVDVVEDLRFSPGAGAAGRKALAAGAPILCDARMVSEGITRARLPANNPIICTLHDEGVPELAKALGNTRSAVALEHWREHLEGSVVVIGNAPTALFYLLEMLDAGAPKPALIIGFPVGFVGAAESKDMLAADSRGVPYVIVKGRRGGSAMAVAAVNALATEVE; this is encoded by the coding sequence ATGATTGATTACATCCGCGATGGTCAGGAGATTTATCGCAACTCCTTCGCGATCATCCGCGCTGAAGCGCGGCTGGAGACCATTCCCGCCGACCTGGAAAAGCTCGCTGTGCGAGTGATTCATGCCTGCGGCATGGTCGATGTGGTCGAAGACCTGCGCTTCTCGCCAGGTGCAGGTGCGGCGGGCCGCAAGGCACTGGCCGCCGGTGCGCCGATTCTGTGCGATGCGCGGATGGTGTCCGAGGGCATCACCCGTGCGCGGCTGCCAGCCAATAACCCGATCATCTGCACATTGCACGACGAAGGTGTACCGGAGCTGGCCAAAGCGCTGGGCAATACCCGTTCGGCCGTGGCTCTGGAGCACTGGCGCGAACACCTGGAGGGCAGTGTAGTGGTGATCGGCAACGCGCCGACCGCATTGTTCTACCTGCTGGAAATGCTCGACGCCGGGGCTCCGAAGCCGGCGCTGATCATTGGTTTTCCGGTGGGCTTCGTAGGTGCTGCCGAGTCCAAGGACATGTTGGCGGCCGACAGCCGCGGCGTGCCGTATGTGATTGTCAAAGGCCGGCGCGGTGGCAGCGCCATGGCGGTGGCGGCGGTCAATGCCCTGGCCACGGAGGTCGAATGA
- a CDS encoding precorrin-2 C(20)-methyltransferase, translating to MQQRGRLIGLGVGPGDPELITVKALRLLRESPVVAYFVAKGKKGNAFGIIEAHLQEAQTLLPLVYPVTTEALPAPLSYEQVISDFYDQASVEVAAHLDAGRDVAVICEGDPFFYGSYMYLHDRLAERYVAEVIPGVCSMLGGASVLGVPLVYRNQSLSVLSGVLPHEELKRKLGDADAAVIMKLGRNFPKVRQVLVELGLAGRALYVERATMANQKIVALDDVDPMSSPYFSLIIVPGERWQG from the coding sequence ATGCAGCAGCGTGGCCGTCTGATCGGGCTGGGCGTAGGCCCCGGCGATCCTGAGCTGATTACCGTCAAAGCGCTGCGCCTGCTGCGCGAGTCGCCGGTGGTGGCGTATTTCGTGGCCAAGGGCAAGAAAGGCAACGCCTTCGGCATCATCGAGGCGCACCTGCAAGAAGCGCAAACCTTATTGCCGCTGGTCTACCCGGTAACCACCGAAGCGCTGCCGGCCCCCCTGTCTTATGAGCAGGTGATCAGCGATTTCTACGACCAGGCCAGTGTCGAGGTGGCGGCGCATCTGGACGCCGGTCGTGACGTGGCGGTGATCTGTGAGGGGGACCCGTTCTTCTACGGCTCTTACATGTACCTGCACGATCGGCTGGCCGAGCGTTATGTGGCTGAAGTGATTCCCGGCGTTTGCTCGATGCTCGGCGGCGCCTCGGTGCTGGGCGTGCCGCTGGTGTATCGCAACCAGAGCCTGTCGGTACTGTCCGGCGTGCTGCCCCATGAAGAGCTCAAGCGCAAGCTGGGCGATGCCGATGCGGCGGTGATCATGAAACTGGGGCGCAATTTTCCCAAGGTGCGTCAGGTGCTGGTAGAACTGGGGCTGGCCGGGCGGGCGCTGTATGTCGAGCGCGCGACCATGGCCAACCAGAAGATCGTGGCACTGGATGACGTCGACCCGATGTCGTCGCCGTACTTCTCGCTGATCATCGTACCGGGCGAAAGGTGGCAAGGCTGA
- a CDS encoding MarC family protein encodes MLHVLSSVYLKMLVLYSPFFVLSCFISLTRGHSRKEQKRLAWKVALATLVSSVLLYLFGRVIFDVFGITVDAFRIGAGTVLFISALGMAQGKSAVQTDNIQQDVSIVPLTIPITVGPGTIGALLVMGVSQPHWNDKISAVLSIALASFTVGLVLFMANRIERLLGEQGLQIVSRLMGLFVCALAAQIIFTGIRGYLVVT; translated from the coding sequence ATGCTTCATGTGCTGTCCAGCGTTTACCTGAAAATGTTAGTGCTCTACAGCCCATTTTTCGTCCTGTCCTGCTTCATCAGCCTGACCCGTGGCCACTCGCGCAAAGAGCAGAAGCGCCTGGCCTGGAAGGTGGCGCTGGCGACCCTGGTGTCCAGCGTGCTGCTCTACCTGTTCGGCCGGGTGATCTTCGATGTGTTCGGCATCACCGTCGATGCGTTCCGGATCGGCGCTGGCACGGTGCTGTTCATTTCCGCGCTGGGCATGGCGCAAGGCAAGTCGGCGGTGCAGACCGATAATATCCAGCAGGACGTGAGCATCGTGCCGTTGACCATCCCCATCACGGTCGGGCCCGGCACCATCGGTGCACTGCTAGTGATGGGCGTCAGCCAGCCGCACTGGAACGACAAGATCTCAGCCGTGCTGAGCATTGCCCTGGCCAGCTTTACCGTGGGTCTGGTGCTGTTCATGGCCAACCGTATCGAGCGCCTGCTCGGTGAGCAGGGCCTGCAGATTGTCAGCCGCCTGATGGGCCTGTTCGTCTGCGCCCTGGCTGCACAGATCATTTTTACCGGGATACGTGGTTATCTGGTCGTCACCTAA